DNA sequence from the Pseudophryne corroboree isolate aPseCor3 chromosome 6, aPseCor3.hap2, whole genome shotgun sequence genome:
CCGAGTGCAGCCAAGAGCCCCAAGAAGGTGAAGAAACCCACAAAAGCGGCTGctgccaaaagcccaaagaagcctaAAGCCGCGAAGCCCAAGAAAGCGgccaagaaggcggcgaagcccaaagcagccaagagtccggccaagaaggcggcgaagcccaaagcCGCCAAAAGCCCGGCCAAGAAGGTAGCTAAGCCCAAGAAAGCTGCGGCCAAGAAGTGATGGAAGAGCCGCCGTAGCAGCCTCGCTTCCTTGTTATCcccccaaaggctcttttcagagccacccaccctgtcccGGCAGAGCTGTAGGCGCACGGCGTACAGATATTGAGTCACTACATTACGTTACAGTTCAGCAGTGTCTCCGTGGGATTTTTGGTTGCTTATTGATAGGTAACGCAGGGTTATTTATTAGCGCTACTGTAGCAAGACTGATCGGGAAATAATACCTGGATGTCCTGCTTCCTACCTCAGGCCGCTCACAATAGCGGCATGCTTCCTTCCTGTGTACTCGAACACTCACCATTCCCTGTGGTGAACAGTCTGCAGGGTAGCTGCTGAAAAGcaagtatcaatttaatgtttgttTGCACTTTCTGAGAACACtagctacacaataacagggagacTGCTTTACCAGAAAGAGAACCTCCAGTAGAGACAAATAGTTCTGTGCAGTTTCTATCAGAGTAGTTGGCTAGTAAGCTTCCCTACTTATTAATTGTTCAAGAGGTCGTTGTAACAGAATTATATATAAACTACACTTGGAGAAACATTCACAGCTGTGCCTTAATACCCTATGCTTGAATTTTAGGACATGTATTGTGTCAGCATGTCATCGTTATAATACAAGTTACGTTTTAACTCAACATCTTTTCAAGAGTACCCCGCTACAGCACCTCCTGCGCACGCTATGCACGGTATATTACACCTACATCCTTCAGAATTTTTCATAAAACAATATCGAACCGATTCCACCCGGACACAAGGAGGCATCATCCAAATGAACAGAGGCAATTATGCTGCTGCCTTTTTCCATTCCAGATTGACTAGAATTCTAGATATATATGGtctatgcattgtaaatggcaactTCTGGCGTCTTATATTTGAATATCCAGCGAGACTTTGTAGATGGGAAAGAAGTGTATTTCTATCGTTAGTATTGTGGATCTGACTAACAATACGCTTCCCTCGAAAAGCAGCATGTTCATAAAGCTCATTTCAGGAGTACTGTAGGTGGCCCTTAAAAGGGCCTTTTGTTAGCGTGTTTCGGGAAAGGAGATCAGCCAAAGAGGAGCCAGATCTTAACCTCCAAAACCATACAGAGTGCGGccctggcgcttgagagcatagaccacatccataGCGGTCACAGTCTTCCTCTTGGCGTGCTCGGTGTAAGTGACGGCGTCCCGGATCACATTCTCTAGAAAGACCTTCAGCACCCCACGGGTCTCCTCGTAGATGAGGCCAGAAATGCGCTTCACGCCACCTCTGCGAGCGAGACGGCGAATGGCTGGCTTCGTGATGCCCTGGATGTTGTCCCGCAGCACCTTCCTGTGGCGCTTAGCGCCTCCTTTCCCGAGTCCCTTACCACCTTTGCCTCTTCCTGACATCTTCAAACAGCTTGCGAGTTGCAATCAGTAAGAATGAGTTGATCGCCTCACAGCAGCCCTTTATTAAGAGGAAGGGCGGACCTGATGGGGGACTTAGAACTCGGAGAGGAGGAGACCTGGGTAGTCCGCCTTTTCTGATTTAGCACACCGCAGGACAGTGGCAGCTTTCTCTTCGTCATCTCTATTCATTTCCGTGAACAGAtatataaatgttaaaaaaaaaaaaaaaaaattgtatccatTTGATCCCACATTtctagggtaaaataggaaaagaaggTTTTACACCTATAGTCAATTAACGAAAAGTAGTGACATTTCATTCTCCCTGAaatgataaataatatattttccaaATACATATATAGTGTTTATCACTATTAAGTCGGACCCACACCAGCGCCTTGGGCTAGGAGCGCGATTCATCGGACTGGCCCAATGAGAGACGAGCTAAATTCGGCTAGTCAAAACAAGTTAACCGGAGTGgacaattcaaatcctggtaggggaACACTCCCCCAATGGCATGCCGCTTCTGATGTGTCCCTCGCTACAAGTATTCCTGGCACCCAGGCTCGGTTCGCTTCGATCTCTAATTAGCGAGCGCCAGCGTATCAGCTATGTTCTCTCGCCGTCTCATAATATTGTATATTAGGTGTAAATAATAATAGTATGTCAATTGGGTCAGCTGAACCGTACCTTAGCGCTCAGCCACATTGCGACCCGGATCACTACTACTCCTCAAATAACCATTGAAGCCGTTTTTACAGCAACGAGCATAACTGGTACGTGTGCGCCTAAACGGGAACCCtgctgtgtgatgtcataatggactaGGTACAAGCAGGGGCACCGCAGTTTGCATCCCGTTGTTACTTTTGCAACGATATCATAGTAACACAGGTCATCTTGAAGACCGACTTTTAACCACCTGCTTATCAAGATTATGATACAGTAGTAGCGATATTAACAATGTAACAATCCAGTTTGTATCACTTGAGCCAGACAGAAAATTATGTGCTAGTTACACAGCAACTACACGGGCAGTGTTTCTGCTGCTCTCTGGCTTTTTAGAAGCCCTGGCATCTGTAGCTTTGACGAGTTCTGTAGAAATCTGATCTACGTCTGGAACGTGTTTTACAGTACATGAGAGCGGAGAGAATGCCGCTTTGCACGCAGTAATCATCAACAGGGGGGGGGGTCTCCTGTACTAGCTCGCACACTAGAGGGGAGTTCCCCAGCATCCGACTAACAAGATGCACATGTATAAGGAATGAAGAAACTACAACACAGCCTAGATTACTGTGATTCAGTCAAATTCAGGGAGACAGGACACAGCGCAAATAATAAGTTACAGCCCGATTAGCGAGGAGATGGGTGGCTcttaaaagagcctttgtgttcgtgtgggagaggaaggggagattacttggcgctggtgtacttggtgacggccttggtgccctcggacacggcgtgcttggccaactctcccggcagcagcaggcgtacggcggtctggatctcccgggaggtgatggtggagcgcttgttgtagtgagccaggcgggaagcttcccccgcaatgcgctcaaaaatgtcattgacaaaggagttcatgatgcccatagccttggaggagatgccggtgtcagggtgcacctgcttcagcaccttgtacacgtagatggcgtaactctccttcctgctcttcctacgcttctttccatctttcttctgggtcttggtTACGGCCTTCTTTGAGCCCTTCTTGGGCGCCGGCGCGGACTTTGCTGGTTCAGGCATTTCCACCACTCACTTCTTCTACACACAGCAGGGAGAATCTGTGCCGTACACCGCCCGGGTTTGCTCTATTTATAGGCATCTTATGCAAATGAGGCTTCAACGCTTCTGGTAAAAGTGTAGGGTAAGTATAAGCTAAGTATAGGGTAAAAGTGTCACGTGACGCTGAGTGgtagctaacaccccccccccccacacacacacacacactacatattgcGGATTGGTCTGTGGATAAACTCGAGCTGCATTGGTTCATTTGTAAGCAAACCAATCACAGAGCACGCGGTAGACCCACtctgagtgtatatataggaggaggGCGGTATTACAGGTTCACATTTTCTCTCAGTTTGTTAGAAGGAATTATTTGTTTTGTGAACTGAACATGTCCGGCAGAGGCAAACAAGGCGGCAAGACCCGGGCTAAGGCCAAGACTCGCTCATCCCGGGCCGGTCTCCAGTTCCCAGTCGGTCGCGTTCACCGTCTGCTGAGGAAAGGAAACTATGCTGAGCGAGTGGGAGCCGGTGCCCCGGTCTATCTGGCCGCGGTGCTGGAGTATCTGACGGCTGAGATCCTGGAGCTCGCCGGAAACGCCGCCCGCGACAACAAGAAGACCCGCATCatcccccgccacctgcagctggctgtgcgcaacgacgaagagctcaacaagctgctcggtggggtgaccatcgcccagggaggcgttctgcccaacatccaggccgtgctgctgcccaagaagaccGAGAGCCACAAACCGGCCAAGAGCAAGTAATGTGAGGCTGGCAGCTTCCACCACCGAAACGATGTACCCGACacacaacacaaaggctcttttcagagccacccacgtcTTCCCAGGAGAGCTGTGTGTACTGTCATTGCTTGTGTTGTAGCGATATCTGACGGGCTAGCCGCGCTTTCATCTCCACATCCCGTCCATACAACCGCTAAAGGTATAGACGCTCCCTTACCCTTTAGGAGCCCTGGTCTGTTGTGGTGAAATCTAAAGATAGTCTGAATATTCCCTTTGCAATAACTGCATGCTGCAAATGAGGCCCCTTCCGCTTATAGGAGTGGGAAGCT
Encoded proteins:
- the LOC134934952 gene encoding histone H2B 1.1; the protein is MPEPAKSAPAPKKGSKKAVTKTQKKDGKKRRKSRKESYAIYVYKVLKQVHPDTGISSKAMGIMNSFVNDIFERIAGEASRLAHYNKRSTITSREIQTAVRLLLPGELAKHAVSEGTKAVTKYTSAK
- the LOC134934434 gene encoding histone H2A type 1-like — its product is MSGRGKQGGKTRAKAKTRSSRAGLQFPVGRVHRLLRKGNYAERVGAGAPVYLAAVLEYLTAEILELAGNAARDNKKTRIIPRHLQLAVRNDEELNKLLGGVTIAQGGVLPNIQAVLLPKKTESHKPAKSK